A region of Crenobacter cavernae DNA encodes the following proteins:
- a CDS encoding response regulator transcription factor, with translation MFNANGQNGTPHLLIVDDSLDELRLLKALLDAHRFRLSIAFDGQQGYQRAQTLRPDLILMDVRMPKADGFAACRLLKADPKTRDIPVVFLSAANAPEERLTGLSIGGVDYVTKPFLAEEVLARVRIHLQLAGRPAESQTDAAEPLDPDEVLLQAGIALIRGRLSEPLTVEEIATQLGSYEKKLSAVFRERTGLTVFAYLREERLRTARQWLAESDASIQDVADQLAFQNAGNFATAFRERFGLTPTAYRRSVRAGRPVEA, from the coding sequence ATGTTTAATGCCAATGGCCAAAACGGGACGCCCCACCTCTTGATCGTCGACGACTCGCTCGACGAGCTGCGCCTCTTGAAGGCCCTGCTCGACGCGCACCGCTTCCGGCTGTCGATCGCGTTCGACGGCCAGCAGGGCTACCAGCGCGCGCAGACGCTGCGCCCCGACCTGATCCTGATGGACGTGCGCATGCCGAAGGCCGACGGCTTCGCCGCCTGCCGGCTCTTGAAGGCCGACCCGAAGACGCGCGACATCCCGGTGGTGTTCCTGTCGGCGGCCAACGCGCCCGAGGAGCGCTTGACCGGGCTGTCGATCGGCGGCGTCGACTACGTGACCAAGCCCTTCCTGGCTGAAGAAGTGCTGGCCCGCGTGCGCATCCACCTGCAGCTGGCAGGGCGGCCGGCGGAAAGCCAGACAGACGCAGCCGAGCCGCTCGATCCCGACGAGGTGCTGCTGCAGGCCGGCATCGCGCTGATCCGCGGCCGGCTCTCCGAGCCGCTGACGGTCGAGGAGATCGCCACCCAGCTAGGCAGCTACGAGAAGAAACTTTCGGCGGTGTTCCGCGAACGCACCGGGCTGACGGTGTTCGCCTACCTGCGCGAGGAGCGGCTGCGCACCGCGCGGCAGTGGCTGGCCGAGAGCGACGCCAGCATCCAGGACGTCGCCGACCAGCTGGCCTTCCAGAACGCGGGCAATTTCGCGACCGCGTTCCGTGAACGCTTCGGCCTGACGCCGACCGCCTACCGCAGGTCGGTCCGCGCCGGCCGCCCCGTCGAGGCCTGA
- a CDS encoding AzlD domain-containing protein: MNSILWLIAGMAAITFLIRASFLVFGQKLQFPAGVKRALYYVPVAVLPALVVPMALLPRGDWWLTPANPYLIGTLVAAAVAIRTKKTLLAIMVSFAVYLAWRLLFV; encoded by the coding sequence ATGAACTCGATCCTGTGGCTGATCGCCGGCATGGCGGCGATCACCTTCCTGATCCGCGCGAGCTTCCTGGTGTTCGGCCAGAAGCTGCAGTTCCCGGCCGGCGTGAAGCGCGCGCTCTACTACGTGCCGGTGGCGGTGCTGCCGGCGCTGGTGGTGCCGATGGCGCTCTTGCCGCGCGGCGACTGGTGGCTGACGCCGGCCAATCCCTACCTGATCGGCACGCTGGTCGCGGCGGCGGTGGCGATCAGGACGAAGAAGACGCTGCTCGCGATCATGGTCAGCTTCGCGGTGTATCTGGCCTGGCGGCTGCTGTTCGTCTGA
- a CDS encoding AzlC family ABC transporter permease has protein sequence MKPVSPLLAGVRDTVPMLVGAAPFGLIFGTLAVGAGLSPAATLAMSAFVFAGSSQFVAVTLIGAGAAWPVIWMTTLVVNLRHALYSAALLPYARSWPLSARLPLAFWLTDESYAVVEHRLRTGLAEGGMPYAFGSSLAMYGNWLLFSAVGVMLGSELPGLADWGLDFAMLATFAAIVAPQLKSRPSLCAAAAASAVALAGHGWPYKLDLMAAAAAGVVAGLWAESRQMPKKEEAGA, from the coding sequence ATGAAACCCGTTTCCCCGCTGCTAGCCGGCGTGCGCGACACCGTGCCGATGCTGGTCGGCGCCGCGCCGTTCGGCCTGATCTTCGGCACGCTGGCCGTCGGCGCCGGGCTGTCGCCGGCCGCGACGCTCGCGATGTCGGCCTTCGTGTTCGCCGGTTCGTCGCAGTTCGTCGCCGTCACGCTGATCGGCGCCGGCGCCGCGTGGCCGGTGATCTGGATGACCACGCTGGTGGTCAACCTGCGCCACGCGCTCTACAGCGCCGCGCTGTTACCGTACGCGCGCTCTTGGCCGCTGTCGGCGCGGCTGCCGCTGGCGTTCTGGCTGACCGACGAGAGCTATGCGGTGGTCGAGCACCGGCTGCGCACGGGGTTGGCCGAGGGCGGCATGCCCTACGCGTTCGGTTCGTCGCTGGCGATGTACGGCAACTGGCTGCTCTTTTCCGCCGTCGGCGTGATGCTCGGCTCCGAACTGCCGGGGCTCGCCGACTGGGGGCTGGACTTCGCGATGCTGGCGACCTTCGCCGCCATCGTCGCGCCGCAGCTGAAGAGCCGGCCGTCGCTCTGTGCGGCTGCCGCAGCGAGCGCGGTCGCGCTCGCCGGCCACGGCTGGCCGTACAAGCTCGACCTGATGGCCGCCGCCGCCGCCGGCGTCGTCGCCGGGCTGTGGGCCGAGTCGCGGCAGATGCCGAAGAAAGAGGAGGCCGGGGCATGA
- a CDS encoding AraC family transcriptional regulator, translated as MSPPVAAAEYARFFRADDVAPLECQSARFVGHVFAPHFHEEYVVNTLIDGVQRYRYQGDVHSAGRGALVLVNPDTVHTGEAGTDHGWAYHGFLPTASFMRRLAADLSGQTSAEPFFTTTAVFDPDLAGRLVRLYEVLRHSHDRLLRESLLTAVFGDLMTRHMQVRAVEPAPCRDGVARARTLLADRLADNLTLAELAKEAGMSPYHFNRSFHKAYGLPPIAWRLQLRIARARGLLARGVTPAEAALSAGFADQSHLTRAFRRSLGVTPAAYRKTLAATRRG; from the coding sequence GTGTCCCCGCCGGTGGCCGCCGCCGAATACGCCCGCTTCTTCCGCGCCGACGACGTCGCGCCGCTCGAATGCCAGTCGGCGCGCTTCGTCGGCCACGTGTTCGCGCCGCACTTCCACGAAGAATACGTCGTCAACACCCTGATCGACGGCGTGCAGCGCTACCGCTACCAGGGCGATGTCCATTCGGCCGGCCGCGGCGCGCTGGTGCTGGTCAACCCGGACACGGTCCATACCGGCGAGGCCGGCACCGACCACGGCTGGGCCTACCACGGCTTCCTGCCGACGGCGTCGTTCATGCGGCGCCTCGCGGCCGACCTGTCCGGCCAGACGTCGGCCGAGCCCTTCTTCACGACGACCGCCGTGTTCGACCCCGACCTCGCCGGACGCCTGGTGCGGCTCTATGAGGTGCTGCGCCACAGCCACGACCGCCTGTTGCGCGAGTCGCTGCTGACCGCGGTGTTCGGCGACCTGATGACGCGCCATATGCAGGTGCGCGCCGTCGAGCCCGCTCCGTGCAGGGACGGCGTGGCACGCGCCCGCACGCTGCTCGCCGACCGCCTCGCCGACAACCTGACCCTGGCCGAGCTCGCTAAAGAGGCGGGCATGTCGCCCTACCACTTCAATCGTTCCTTCCACAAAGCCTACGGGCTGCCGCCGATCGCGTGGCGATTGCAGCTGCGCATCGCGCGGGCGCGCGGCCTGCTTGCGCGCGGCGTGACGCCGGCCGAGGCGGCGCTGTCGGCCGGCTTTGCCGACCAGAGCCACCTGACGCGCGCGTTCCGGCGCTCGCTCGGCGTCACCCCGGCCGCCTACCGGAAGACGCTGGCGGCGACGCGGCGCGGCTGA
- a CDS encoding autotransporter-associated beta strand repeat-containing protein, translating into MKRTDLTYQLTKVGGKMTSVAVCALTGAVLFGASGAALAVPVVYFQTLAGGRTYFDNTVSQYAQGGTPNLISTSLSGLSAGTNWNANGISITPSNGASRTVDDTYLSNAPSLAGSPTGQGINMSAVSGAGAIGSGLTFNFGSQFNAFGIEMGDWGTCCYNSSLYIQFGNNGTWDTAQLIGTATQMSDVPESSGGRTFTFIGAINDTNFFDQVRIYGDGNGDVLYAGGTLRSASVELNSVPGNAGSSTQQPAATDIDTAQSHYLASKLGSTVNPAFEGGTLQIDSASPTISNDFTVANSGGTIDANGNSATFSGVIADKSGASGRLTFTGSGTTTLSGANTYSGGTTIGGGATVKVAADSALGAASGGLTLDNGTLASTATHSSARNIALAGNGTLDVAASTTLTENGVISGGGALSKTGSGTLVLGGSNANSGATNVNSGTLEAGKAGALSSASATTVASGATLDLNSYDQTVGSLAGAGHVTLGSANLNAGGDNSSTTFSGDIGGSGGLNKTGSGTLTLSGDNGYTGSTSIGSGATLALAGSGDIAESSGVANNGSFNIAATNSGATIKTLSGNGNVQLGGKTLTLSNANSTFVAGEGSDVEASGGFAGAIHGSGGVTVAGGTEILSGDNDYTGATTVDNGATLALAGDGNIAASSGLANNGTFDIANTHNGTTIETLSGNGAVQLGGKTLTLSQASGNFAGGIHGTGGLTVVGGTQTLSGSSDYSGGTTISGGATVKVAADAALGAADGGLTLNNGTLATTATHDSARAIALTGNGTFDVANATTLTENGTISGAGGLTKEGQGTLVLCGSDYTGSTTVNAGTLKACKADALAKDSAVTVAESATLDLDGHDQTIGSLAGAGDVALGSAKLTTGADNGSTTFSGDIAGTGGLSKTGSGTLTLSGDNGYSGATHVDGGTLKAGKAGALPQDSAVTVASGATLDLDGFDQSIGSLAGAGNVALGSANLNTGGDNGSSTFSGDIGGTGGLSKTGSGTLTLSGVNNYSGGTAINGGVVQIASNGALGAASGGLSLNNGTLKVAESFSTARDIALAGEGRLDVATGKALSSTGTVSGNGPLIKNGAGTLTLDGENTYHGGTVVNDGILQVASDAALGDASGDITLNGGTLQTTANMGTDRKITLLSNSQLLTDAGTTFTQNGGIDGSGRLFKAGTGTLVLTGTNTYSGGTTINGGDVQVADGSSLGTGTVLLNGGTLHTTETLAANQQVLVSGNSQARVDAGTTALLSGTISDGGSSGCFNKTGSGTLNMTGSATLNNGTCVQDGMLRANGALNSWVLVYAAGTLRGTGQINGDMTVNGTLAPGNSPGLLTQSGTTTMLAGSTFQEDIDGTTIGNGAGHYSHLEITGGQFIINDNVTLAPQLRGITGSANNTFTPSVGDLFRIVTADGGVVGRFDTLTQPASGLAADTRFTAFYNMRGSNSVDLALTPTSYAAYLRNGRGNVNAQSAGGVLDKLLTHQDDGSATATQSELLYAVAGVSGGAMPDLARRLSGEVHGALAAAAPQAGRALQNQVAGRLGSTAAIGNDLSAEQDLWLDVSTSRGDFDADEYASGYRTKRDQYTLGRDLYGNGATKSRLGAGVSYARNHVTADAGSGSVDATMAFVYGQVGAGDFIVDGIAAYGYSRWKTQRSDPLQQAGVFETAANGKEALLGVGVRLPLEAGGMSLEPFARALWQQSRRDGAGEGTASAAALSLQDYSANGSRVLAGLSGGSPVKDPLADSFTYQFSVAVGRDIGDEGQPAVQARLAGERLTVVAPRSGRDFVQASLNGTVQLDRRSYAYFGLNGEVGSGRSEFGATAGLRIRF; encoded by the coding sequence GTGAAAAGAACCGATTTGACGTATCAGCTCACCAAGGTGGGCGGCAAGATGACTTCGGTCGCGGTATGCGCGCTGACGGGGGCGGTGCTGTTCGGCGCGTCCGGGGCGGCGCTGGCGGTGCCGGTGGTGTACTTCCAGACCCTTGCCGGCGGCCGGACCTACTTCGACAACACGGTCAGCCAGTATGCACAGGGCGGCACGCCGAACCTAATCTCGACGAGCCTGTCGGGATTGAGTGCAGGGACGAACTGGAATGCGAACGGGATCAGCATCACGCCAAGCAACGGCGCCAGCCGTACGGTCGACGACACCTACCTGTCGAACGCGCCCAGCCTGGCCGGTTCGCCGACCGGCCAGGGCATCAACATGAGCGCCGTGTCGGGGGCGGGGGCCATCGGCTCGGGGCTGACTTTCAATTTTGGCAGCCAGTTCAACGCGTTCGGCATCGAAATGGGCGACTGGGGAACCTGCTGCTACAACTCGTCGCTGTACATCCAGTTCGGCAACAATGGCACCTGGGATACGGCCCAGTTGATCGGCACGGCCACTCAGATGTCCGACGTGCCCGAATCGAGCGGCGGTAGGACCTTCACCTTTATCGGCGCGATCAACGACACCAACTTCTTCGACCAGGTCCGTATCTACGGCGACGGCAACGGCGATGTCTTGTACGCCGGCGGCACGTTGCGCTCGGCCTCCGTCGAACTCAACTCGGTGCCGGGCAACGCCGGTTCGTCGACCCAGCAGCCGGCCGCGACCGACATCGACACCGCGCAGTCGCATTATCTCGCCAGCAAGCTGGGCAGCACCGTCAACCCGGCGTTCGAGGGCGGCACGCTGCAGATCGACAGCGCCAGCCCGACGATCAGCAATGACTTCACCGTCGCCAATAGCGGCGGCACCATCGACGCCAACGGCAATTCGGCGACCTTCAGCGGCGTGATCGCCGACAAGAGCGGCGCCTCGGGCCGTCTGACCTTCACCGGCTCGGGGACCACCACCCTAAGCGGCGCCAATACCTATAGCGGCGGCACCACGATCGGCGGCGGCGCGACCGTGAAAGTGGCGGCCGATTCGGCGCTGGGCGCCGCCAGCGGCGGCCTGACGCTTGACAACGGCACGCTGGCGAGCACGGCGACCCACAGCTCGGCGCGCAATATCGCGCTGGCCGGCAACGGTACGCTCGACGTGGCCGCGTCGACCACGCTGACCGAGAACGGCGTGATTTCGGGCGGCGGCGCTCTGAGCAAGACCGGCAGCGGCACGCTGGTGCTCGGCGGCAGCAATGCCAACAGCGGTGCCACCAACGTGAACAGCGGCACGCTCGAGGCCGGCAAGGCCGGCGCGCTGTCGTCGGCTTCGGCCACGACGGTCGCGTCGGGCGCGACGCTGGACCTGAACAGTTACGACCAGACCGTCGGCTCGCTGGCCGGCGCCGGCCACGTGACGCTAGGCTCGGCCAACCTCAACGCGGGCGGCGACAACAGCAGCACCACCTTCTCGGGCGACATCGGCGGCAGCGGCGGCCTGAACAAGACCGGCAGCGGCACGCTGACGCTGTCCGGCGACAACGGCTACACCGGCTCGACCTCCATCGGTAGCGGCGCGACGCTGGCGCTGGCGGGCAGCGGCGACATCGCCGAGTCGAGCGGCGTGGCGAACAACGGCAGCTTCAACATCGCGGCCACCAACAGCGGTGCGACCATCAAGACCTTGTCCGGCAACGGCAACGTGCAACTCGGCGGCAAGACGCTGACGCTGAGCAACGCCAACAGCACCTTCGTCGCCGGCGAAGGCAGCGATGTCGAGGCCAGCGGCGGCTTTGCCGGCGCGATTCACGGCAGCGGCGGCGTCACCGTGGCCGGCGGCACCGAGATCCTGTCCGGCGACAACGACTACACCGGCGCGACCACCGTCGACAATGGCGCGACGCTGGCACTGGCCGGCGACGGCAACATCGCCGCATCGAGCGGCCTGGCCAATAACGGCACTTTCGACATCGCCAATACCCACAACGGCACGACTATTGAGACGCTGTCCGGCAACGGCGCGGTGCAACTGGGCGGCAAGACGCTGACGCTGAGCCAGGCCAGCGGCAACTTCGCCGGCGGCATCCACGGCACGGGCGGGCTGACGGTAGTCGGCGGCACCCAGACCCTGAGTGGCAGCAGCGATTACAGCGGCGGCACCACGATCAGCGGCGGCGCGACGGTCAAAGTGGCGGCCGACGCGGCGCTGGGCGCCGCCGATGGCGGCCTGACGCTGAACAACGGCACGCTGGCGACCACCGCGACCCACGATTCGGCGCGCGCTATCGCGTTGACCGGCAACGGTACCTTCGACGTGGCCAATGCCACCACGCTGACCGAGAACGGCACGATTTCGGGAGCCGGGGGCTTGACCAAAGAAGGGCAAGGCACGCTGGTGCTGTGCGGCAGCGATTACACCGGCTCCACCACGGTGAACGCCGGTACGCTCAAGGCCTGCAAGGCCGATGCGCTGGCTAAGGATTCGGCCGTCACCGTGGCGGAGAGCGCGACGCTGGACCTTGACGGCCACGACCAGACCATCGGCTCGCTGGCCGGCGCCGGCGACGTGGCGCTGGGCTCGGCCAAGCTCACGACCGGCGCAGACAACGGCAGCACCACCTTCTCGGGCGACATCGCCGGCACCGGCGGGCTGAGCAAGACCGGCAGCGGCACGCTGACCTTGTCCGGCGACAACGGCTACAGCGGCGCCACCCACGTGGACGGCGGCACGCTCAAGGCCGGCAAGGCGGGTGCGCTGCCGCAGGATTCGGCCGTCACCGTCGCGTCGGGCGCGACGCTGGACCTTGACGGCTTCGACCAGAGCATCGGCTCGCTGGCCGGCGCCGGCAACGTTGCGCTGGGCTCGGCCAACCTTAACACCGGCGGCGACAACGGCAGCAGCACCTTCTCGGGCGACATCGGCGGGACCGGCGGCCTGAGCAAGACCGGCAGCGGCACGCTGACCTTGTCAGGGGTCAATAACTACAGCGGCGGCACGGCCATCAACGGCGGCGTGGTGCAGATCGCGTCCAACGGTGCATTGGGTGCGGCGAGCGGCGGGCTGAGCCTGAACAACGGCACGCTCAAGGTCGCCGAGAGCTTCTCCACCGCGCGCGACATCGCGCTGGCCGGCGAGGGCAGGCTGGACGTCGCGACAGGCAAGGCGCTGAGCAGTACCGGCACGGTTTCCGGCAACGGGCCGCTGATCAAGAACGGCGCGGGTACGCTGACGCTGGATGGCGAGAACACCTACCACGGCGGCACCGTCGTCAACGACGGGATCCTGCAGGTCGCTTCCGACGCGGCGCTCGGCGATGCATCCGGTGACATCACCCTCAACGGCGGCACACTGCAGACCACGGCGAACATGGGCACCGACCGCAAGATCACCCTGCTGTCGAACAGCCAGCTGCTGACCGACGCCGGCACCACCTTCACCCAGAACGGCGGCATCGACGGCAGCGGCCGACTGTTTAAGGCCGGTACCGGCACGCTGGTGCTGACCGGCACCAACACCTACAGCGGCGGCACCACCATCAACGGCGGCGACGTGCAGGTGGCCGACGGTTCGTCGCTCGGAACCGGCACCGTGCTGCTGAACGGCGGTACGCTGCACACCACGGAGACGCTCGCGGCCAACCAGCAGGTGCTGGTCTCGGGCAATTCGCAGGCCAGGGTCGACGCGGGCACCACCGCCCTGCTGTCCGGCACCATCAGCGACGGCGGCAGCAGCGGCTGCTTCAACAAGACCGGCTCCGGCACGCTGAACATGACCGGCAGCGCGACCCTGAACAACGGGACCTGCGTCCAGGACGGCATGCTGCGCGCCAACGGTGCCCTCAACAGCTGGGTGCTGGTGTACGCGGCCGGCACGCTGCGCGGTACCGGTCAGATCAACGGCGACATGACCGTGAACGGTACGCTGGCACCGGGCAACTCGCCGGGCCTCCTGACCCAGAGCGGCACCACCACGATGCTCGCCGGCAGCACCTTCCAGGAGGACATCGACGGGACGACCATCGGCAACGGCGCGGGCCACTACTCGCACCTCGAGATCACCGGCGGCCAGTTCATCATCAACGACAACGTCACGCTGGCACCGCAGCTGCGCGGCATCACCGGCAGCGCGAACAACACCTTCACGCCGTCGGTGGGCGACCTGTTCCGCATCGTCACCGCCGACGGCGGCGTCGTCGGCCGTTTCGATACGCTGACCCAGCCGGCGAGCGGCCTGGCTGCGGATACCCGCTTCACCGCCTTCTACAATATGCGCGGCAGCAACAGCGTGGACCTGGCGCTGACGCCGACGTCCTACGCCGCTTATCTGCGCAACGGCAGGGGCAACGTCAATGCCCAGTCGGCCGGCGGGGTGCTCGACAAGCTGCTCACGCATCAGGACGACGGCAGCGCCACGGCAACGCAGAGCGAACTGCTGTATGCGGTGGCGGGCGTCAGCGGCGGCGCGATGCCGGATCTGGCCCGTAGGCTGTCCGGCGAAGTCCACGGTGCGCTCGCGGCGGCCGCGCCGCAGGCGGGTCGTGCCTTGCAAAACCAGGTGGCCGGACGTCTCGGTTCGACCGCGGCGATCGGCAACGACCTCAGCGCCGAACAGGATCTGTGGCTCGACGTCTCGACCAGTCGCGGCGACTTCGACGCCGACGAATACGCGTCCGGTTATCGCACCAAGCGTGACCAGTACACGCTCGGTCGCGACCTGTACGGCAACGGCGCGACGAAGAGCCGTCTCGGCGCAGGCGTCTCGTATGCGCGCAACCATGTGACGGCCGACGCGGGCTCCGGTTCGGTCGACGCTACGATGGCCTTCGTCTACGGCCAGGTCGGCGCCGGCGACTTCATCGTCGACGGCATCGCGGCCTACGGCTATAGCCGTTGGAAGACGCAGCGTAGCGATCCGCTGCAGCAGGCCGGCGTCTTCGAGACGGCCGCCAACGGCAAGGAGGCACTGCTCGGTGTCGGCGTGCGTCTGCCGCTCGAGGCCGGCGGGATGTCGCTCGAACCGTTCGCCCGCGCGCTGTGGCAACAGTCCAGGCGCGACGGCGCAGGCGAGGGCACGGCGTCCGCGGCCGCACTGTCGCTGCAGGACTACTCGGCCAACGGCTCCCGTGTGCTGGCTGGCCTGTCGGGCGGCTCGCCGGTCAAGGACCCGCTGGCGGATTCCTTCACCTACCAGTTCAGCGTCGCGGTGGGGCGTGATATCGGCGATGAGGGCCAGCCGGCCGTCCAGGCGCGTCTGGCGGGCGAGCGCCTCACGGTGGTCGCGCCGCGCAGCGGCCGCGATTTCGTGCAGGCGTCGCTGAACGGGACGGTACAGCTTGATCGGCGCTCCTACGCCTACTTCGGCCTGAACGGCGAGGTGGGGTCGGGCCGCAGCGAGTTCGGTGCGACGGCGGGGCTGCGCATCCGTTTCTGA
- a CDS encoding hybrid sensor histidine kinase/response regulator — protein MFPTLYGRWLAFCLCLGWSLVAHAAMPFVLTGNESGQALQPFVERMEDPGRGATLAEVLAHGRFAPATPVQLTPGFSRSAFWLRARLSNPAPHPLTVWIEAGSARLQEVSLYQWEAGRWRVEEAGTLQPFAKRPLDTSTPVFPVTLEPGETRQIVWRVASRTAMSMAPRAWTPEAFRAEEAVGTLVRGLELGSLTVIGLYSLMLFLSLGQRGYAFHGVSALTFVVYELAMTGLGFRFLWPQATGWATHSASLSVNVSLVCFLLFFREFLETRTRMPRWDKFMLALIAGLAVSIMLSQFVDYTASARLGTQLGLLITVVMPLFCFWTLFRGPATSWAYTLATFTISLGNLTRVLESLGLRTPDRLSSYGVPLAGVLCTFLLLAAFTQQMRRVRIQKDRATASLLAFREKEREELEELVATRTDELNVALDRAQTANRAKSALLAHISHDLRAPLSTIIGYARLLLHPEADLQRSRRAIEDNARHQLELIDELLDFSRGELGEVAIRPAPGYWYAFVDGVADDARQLALSHDNRFLLDSDAGVPPVLSTDFKRLRQILSNLISNAAKFTRDGTIRLAIRRLEGDEDPTSVTLGFELYDNGIGMSSDTLSRLFQPFERGDNAYEHEGTGLGLVIARSLVRKLGGELTVISQLGEGSCFAFTLSFETQDEAALLAAGGASPIALPAARRHYTVLVADDVPESLALTAHWLRSAGHKVLEAADGDEALRLLGQQAVDVLVSDQRMPHRDGWGLLAAMNERPAPPPALLYSAEPARRPAGLANALHFDAELLKPADPSQLLGMIDALLNVAQAEPVPLKPDPIHLSILRDLIADGRISDIEDWASSLESASPAHADFAREVARAAASLDFDALARCAGLDTV, from the coding sequence GTGTTCCCAACCCTCTATGGCCGCTGGCTGGCGTTCTGCCTGTGCCTCGGTTGGAGCCTTGTCGCCCACGCCGCGATGCCGTTCGTGCTGACAGGCAATGAGAGCGGCCAAGCGCTGCAGCCCTTCGTCGAACGGATGGAGGACCCGGGCCGCGGGGCGACGTTGGCCGAGGTACTCGCGCATGGGCGCTTCGCGCCGGCGACGCCGGTGCAACTGACCCCCGGCTTCTCCCGCTCGGCGTTCTGGCTGCGCGCCCGCCTCTCCAACCCCGCCCCCCATCCGCTCACGGTCTGGATCGAGGCTGGCTCGGCGCGGCTGCAAGAGGTCTCGCTCTACCAATGGGAAGCGGGCCGCTGGCGGGTCGAAGAGGCCGGCACGCTGCAGCCCTTTGCCAAGCGGCCGCTCGACACGTCGACCCCGGTCTTCCCCGTCACGCTCGAGCCCGGCGAGACGCGGCAGATCGTGTGGCGGGTGGCGAGCCGCACCGCGATGTCGATGGCGCCGCGCGCGTGGACGCCGGAGGCTTTCCGCGCCGAGGAGGCGGTAGGCACTCTGGTGCGCGGCCTGGAGTTGGGTTCGCTGACGGTGATCGGCCTGTACAGCCTGATGCTGTTCCTGTCGCTCGGCCAACGTGGCTATGCGTTCCACGGCGTGTCGGCGCTGACCTTCGTGGTCTACGAGCTGGCCATGACCGGCCTGGGTTTCCGCTTCCTGTGGCCCCAGGCGACCGGCTGGGCGACCCACTCGGCCTCGCTGAGCGTCAACGTGTCCCTCGTGTGCTTCCTGCTGTTTTTCCGCGAATTCCTAGAGACGCGCACGCGAATGCCGCGTTGGGACAAGTTCATGCTGGCGCTGATAGCCGGGCTGGCGGTGTCGATCATGCTGTCGCAATTCGTCGACTATACCGCCAGCGCGCGGCTCGGCACCCAGCTCGGCCTGCTGATCACGGTGGTCATGCCGCTGTTCTGCTTCTGGACCTTGTTCCGCGGGCCGGCGACGAGTTGGGCGTACACGCTCGCGACCTTTACGATCTCGCTCGGCAACCTCACCCGCGTCCTCGAGAGCCTCGGCCTGCGCACACCGGACCGGCTCTCGTCCTACGGCGTGCCGCTGGCCGGCGTGCTGTGCACCTTCCTGCTGCTGGCCGCCTTCACGCAGCAGATGCGGCGCGTCCGCATCCAGAAGGACCGGGCGACGGCGTCTCTGCTCGCCTTCCGCGAAAAGGAACGCGAGGAGCTCGAGGAATTGGTCGCGACCCGCACCGACGAGCTGAACGTCGCGCTCGATCGCGCCCAGACGGCCAACCGCGCCAAGAGCGCGCTGCTCGCGCACATCAGCCACGACCTGCGCGCGCCGTTGTCGACCATCATCGGCTACGCGCGGCTGCTGCTGCACCCCGAGGCGGACCTCCAACGCAGCCGGCGCGCGATCGAAGACAACGCGCGCCACCAGCTCGAACTGATCGACGAGCTGCTCGACTTCTCGCGCGGCGAGCTGGGCGAGGTCGCCATCCGGCCGGCACCCGGCTACTGGTACGCGTTCGTCGACGGCGTCGCCGACGACGCGCGGCAGTTGGCGCTCAGCCACGACAACCGCTTCTTGCTCGACAGCGATGCCGGAGTACCGCCGGTGCTGAGCACCGACTTCAAGCGCCTGCGGCAGATCCTGTCCAACCTGATCTCGAACGCGGCCAAATTCACGCGCGACGGCACGATCCGGCTGGCGATCCGGCGCCTGGAGGGGGACGAAGACCCGACCAGCGTGACGCTCGGCTTCGAACTCTACGACAACGGCATCGGCATGTCGTCGGACACGCTGTCGCGCCTGTTCCAGCCGTTCGAGCGCGGCGACAACGCCTACGAGCACGAGGGCACCGGCCTAGGCCTCGTCATCGCACGCTCGCTGGTGCGCAAGCTCGGCGGCGAGCTGACCGTGATCAGCCAACTCGGCGAGGGCAGCTGCTTCGCGTTCACCCTCAGCTTCGAAACGCAGGACGAGGCCGCCCTGCTCGCCGCCGGTGGCGCGAGCCCCATCGCGCTGCCCGCCGCGCGGCGGCACTACACCGTGCTGGTCGCCGACGACGTCCCAGAGAGCCTCGCGCTGACCGCCCACTGGCTGCGCAGCGCCGGCCACAAGGTACTCGAGGCGGCCGACGGCGACGAGGCGCTGCGGCTGCTCGGCCAGCAGGCGGTGGACGTGCTGGTATCCGACCAGCGCATGCCGCACCGCGACGGCTGGGGCCTGCTCGCAGCGATGAACGAACGGCCCGCGCCGCCGCCGGCGCTGCTGTACTCGGCCGAGCCGGCGCGCCGCCCGGCCGGGCTCGCAAACGCGCTGCATTTTGATGCCGAACTGCTCAAGCCGGCCGACCCGAGCCAGCTGCTCGGCATGATCGATGCGCTGTTGAACGTTGCCCAAGCCGAGCCCGTGCCGCTGAAGCCCGACCCGATCCACCTGTCGATCTTGCGCGACCTGATCGCGGACGGGCGAATCAGCGACATCGAGGACTGGGCGAGCTCGCTGGAGAGCGCAAGCCCGGCGCACGCCGACTTCGCACGCGAAGTCGCACGGGCCGCGGCGAGCCTCGACTTCGACGCGCTGGCGCGCTGCGCTGGCCTCGACACCGTCTAG